The following proteins come from a genomic window of Actinacidiphila yeochonensis CN732:
- a CDS encoding GlxA family transcriptional regulator, translated as MSQESGSGTATETPSQTLSAPPRAIRKLSTRRRPEVVAVLLFSGGPIFESSIPLSIFGIDRQDAGVPRYRLLVCAGEDGPLRTTGGLELSTPYGLEALARAGTVVVPAWRSISQAPPAEALDSIRRAHEEGARIIGLCTGAFVLAAAGLLDGRPATTHWMYAPTLAKRYPSVHVDPRELFVDDGDVLTSAGTAAGIDLCLHVVRTDHGAEAAAALARRLVVPPRRADWQGGQRHLDRSLPEEIGADPLAEVVAWALEHLHEQFDVEALAARAYMSRRTFDRRFRSLTGSAPLQWLITQRVLQAQRLLETSDYSVDEVAGRCGFRSPVALRGHFRRQLGSSPASYRAAYRARRPQDDADRAVPPPEAAPVRRGPHPGVPLVPAAPAKGDPDAYSGGARVPEQPGRGESADPPHRGRLRPPRGLGAALPGPRDRPVG; from the coding sequence ATGAGCCAGGAGTCCGGTTCCGGTACGGCGACGGAAACGCCGTCGCAAACACTGTCGGCACCGCCTCGCGCCATCCGCAAGCTCTCCACACGCCGCCGACCCGAGGTCGTCGCGGTGTTGCTGTTCAGCGGCGGACCGATCTTCGAAAGCTCCATACCCCTGTCGATCTTCGGCATCGACCGGCAGGACGCGGGCGTGCCCCGCTACCGCCTGCTGGTCTGCGCCGGGGAGGACGGCCCGCTGCGCACGACCGGCGGCCTGGAGCTGAGCACACCGTACGGGCTTGAGGCGCTCGCCCGGGCCGGGACGGTGGTGGTGCCGGCCTGGCGCTCGATATCCCAGGCGCCGCCGGCGGAGGCGCTGGACTCGATCCGGCGCGCACACGAGGAGGGCGCCAGGATCATCGGGCTGTGCACGGGCGCGTTCGTGCTGGCCGCCGCCGGGCTGCTGGACGGCCGCCCGGCGACCACGCACTGGATGTACGCGCCCACGCTCGCCAAGCGGTACCCGTCGGTGCACGTCGACCCGCGGGAGCTGTTCGTCGACGACGGCGACGTGCTCACCTCGGCCGGCACCGCCGCGGGGATCGACCTGTGCCTCCACGTGGTGCGCACCGACCACGGCGCGGAGGCGGCGGCCGCGCTGGCCCGGCGCCTGGTGGTCCCGCCGCGCCGGGCCGACTGGCAAGGCGGCCAGCGGCACCTGGACCGGTCTTTACCGGAGGAGATCGGCGCCGACCCGCTGGCCGAGGTCGTCGCCTGGGCGCTGGAGCACCTGCACGAGCAGTTCGACGTGGAGGCGCTGGCGGCCCGCGCCTACATGAGCCGGCGCACCTTCGACCGGCGGTTCCGGTCGCTGACCGGCAGCGCCCCCCTCCAGTGGCTGATCACCCAGCGGGTGCTCCAGGCACAGCGGCTGCTGGAGACGTCGGACTACTCGGTGGACGAGGTGGCCGGACGGTGCGGGTTCCGCTCGCCCGTCGCGCTGCGCGGCCACTTCCGGCGGCAGCTCGGCTCCTCCCCGGCGTCGTACCGGGCCGCCTACCGGGCCCGGCGTCCCCAGGACGACGCGGACCGGGCGGTGCCGCCCCCCGAGGCGGCGCCGGTACGGCGCGGTCCGCACCCGGGCGTGCCCCTGGTGCCGGCCGCGCCGGCCAAGGGCGACCCGGACGCGTACTCCGGCGGCGCCCGGGTTCCGGAGCAGCCGGGGCGGGGTGAGTCGGCCGACCCGCCGCACCGCGGCCGGCTGCGCCCGCCGCGGGGTCTGGGCGCCGCACTGCCGGGTCCTCGGGATCGCCCCGTAGGGTGA
- the cutA gene encoding divalent-cation tolerance protein CutA, which yields MAEYVTVLTTTDDAGKASALAAGAVEARVAACAQVEGPITSVYRWEGAVRTDQEWRVVYKTTAERYPELEAHIRTHHDYDTPEIIATPVTGGSDAYLSWVSAETTRD from the coding sequence ATGGCCGAGTACGTGACCGTCCTCACCACCACCGACGACGCAGGCAAGGCGAGCGCGCTGGCGGCCGGTGCCGTCGAGGCGAGGGTCGCCGCCTGCGCACAGGTCGAAGGCCCGATCACCAGCGTCTACCGGTGGGAGGGCGCGGTCCGGACGGACCAGGAGTGGCGCGTCGTCTACAAGACGACAGCCGAGCGGTACCCGGAACTGGAGGCCCACATCAGGACCCACCACGACTACGACACCCCGGAGATCATCGCCACGCCCGTCACCGGCGGCAGCGACGCCTACCTGTCCTGGGTGAGCGCGGAGACGACCCGCGACTGA
- a CDS encoding universal stress protein, with protein MAGHEIPEPAEGRPLAESAAVPEQSTARHHECDPAFRHGVVVGFDGSLSSERALAYAVGMARRTRSALIIVHVANRLPATVWAGCEPPVFVDVPDHRTEVLGLELACAEHLAEISWVLVERGGDICHELEEVGREYEADAIVVGGTHGMVGRIFGSVAGRLAKRAQRPVVVIP; from the coding sequence ATGGCCGGTCATGAGATCCCCGAGCCCGCCGAGGGCAGGCCGCTCGCCGAGTCGGCGGCCGTCCCCGAGCAGTCAACCGCGAGGCATCACGAGTGCGACCCGGCCTTCCGGCACGGCGTCGTGGTCGGCTTCGACGGCTCCCTCTCCAGCGAACGCGCCCTGGCGTACGCCGTCGGCATGGCCCGGCGGACGCGGTCGGCGCTGATCATCGTGCACGTGGCCAACCGGCTGCCGGCCACGGTGTGGGCCGGCTGCGAGCCACCCGTCTTCGTCGACGTCCCCGACCACCGCACCGAGGTGCTCGGCCTGGAGCTGGCCTGCGCCGAGCACCTTGCCGAGATCTCCTGGGTGCTGGTGGAGCGCGGCGGCGACATCTGCCACGAACTGGAGGAGGTCGGCCGCGAGTACGAGGCCGACGCCATCGTGGTCGGCGGTACGCACGGCATGGTCGGCCGGATCTTCGGCTCCGTCGCCGGGCGGCTGGCCAAGCGGGCGCAGCGCCCCGTCGTCGTCATCCCGTAG
- the hemC gene encoding hydroxymethylbilane synthase — translation MNTFPADRTLRIGTRSSPMALAQANMVADLLRKEQPGVQVELVSVTTEADLWQGDLAQLGGKGLFVKQIDALLQRGEVDMAVHCLKDVPGDTPLPEGLVFAAHLPRDDVRDVLLFPEGSPMRTLDDLPPGAAVATSAVRRKAQLHRMRPDLDVVRMRGAVGSRIDKLDGRRRGEAAPDAMILATSGLARLELSHRGRQVFTVDEMLPAVGAGALGLECRQDDEAMAGLLGRLDHERTTNEVTAERVMLHDLRGHCNSPIAGHCTTEPDGRLSLRGMVFSDDGSKLVHTRLRSEGGNDPAVLGARVAAELLRQGAREIIAGIPH, via the coding sequence ATGAACACCTTCCCGGCGGACCGGACGCTGCGGATCGGCACCCGCAGCTCCCCGATGGCCCTGGCCCAGGCGAACATGGTGGCCGACCTCCTTCGCAAGGAGCAGCCCGGCGTCCAGGTCGAGTTGGTGTCCGTCACCACCGAGGCCGACCTGTGGCAGGGCGACCTCGCGCAACTCGGCGGCAAGGGCCTGTTCGTCAAGCAGATCGACGCCCTGCTCCAGCGCGGCGAGGTGGACATGGCCGTCCACTGCCTGAAGGACGTGCCCGGCGACACCCCCCTCCCGGAGGGCCTGGTCTTCGCCGCCCACCTGCCGCGCGACGACGTGCGCGACGTCCTCCTGTTCCCCGAGGGATCGCCGATGCGGACCCTCGACGACCTGCCGCCCGGCGCCGCCGTCGCGACCTCCGCCGTCCGCCGCAAGGCCCAGCTCCACCGGATGCGCCCCGACCTCGACGTCGTCCGGATGCGCGGAGCGGTCGGGAGCCGGATCGACAAGCTCGACGGGCGCAGAAGGGGCGAGGCCGCGCCGGACGCCATGATCCTGGCCACGTCCGGCCTGGCCCGGCTGGAGCTGTCCCACCGCGGACGCCAGGTCTTCACCGTGGACGAGATGCTGCCGGCCGTCGGCGCGGGCGCCCTCGGCCTGGAGTGCCGTCAGGACGACGAGGCCATGGCGGGCCTGCTCGGCCGGCTCGACCACGAGCGGACCACGAACGAGGTCACCGCCGAACGCGTCATGCTCCACGACCTGCGCGGCCACTGCAACAGCCCCATCGCCGGGCACTGCACCACCGAACCGGACGGGCGGCTCTCGCTGCGCGGGATGGTCTTCTCCGACGACGGCTCGAAGCTCGTCCACACCCGCCTCAGGAGCGAGGGCGGCAACGACCCCGCCGTCCTCGGCGCCCGCGTCGCCGCCGAACTGCTCCGTCAGGGAGCCCGGGAGATCATCGCCGGCATCCCCCACTGA
- a CDS encoding HAD family hydrolase: MIRTVAFDIGETLVSDTRIWAMWADWLDVPPHTVSALMGAVVARGQDNADALRLIRPGLDVAAEQAAMEAAGRGERLDEGDLYPDVRPALAALRAAGYRVVVAGNQTARAAELLRALDLPADVLATSGEWGVAKPDPAFFAQVVGIAECEPQDILYVGDHPANDLYPAAAAGLSTAHLRRGPWGHLWADDPDTALAADLRVGSLTELADRLTSRV, translated from the coding sequence GTGATCCGTACCGTGGCCTTCGACATCGGCGAGACCCTCGTCTCCGACACCCGTATCTGGGCCATGTGGGCGGACTGGCTCGACGTCCCGCCGCACACGGTGTCCGCGCTGATGGGCGCGGTCGTCGCCCGCGGCCAGGACAACGCGGACGCGCTCCGCCTGATCCGGCCGGGGCTCGACGTCGCCGCGGAGCAGGCCGCCATGGAGGCCGCCGGCCGCGGCGAGCGGCTGGACGAGGGCGACCTCTACCCGGACGTGCGTCCGGCCCTGGCCGCGCTGCGGGCCGCCGGCTACCGGGTGGTCGTCGCGGGCAACCAGACCGCACGGGCCGCGGAACTGCTGCGCGCCCTGGACCTCCCGGCCGACGTGCTGGCCACCTCCGGCGAGTGGGGCGTCGCCAAACCCGACCCCGCCTTCTTCGCCCAGGTCGTCGGCATCGCCGAGTGCGAGCCGCAGGACATCCTCTACGTCGGCGACCACCCGGCCAACGACCTCTACCCGGCCGCCGCCGCGGGCCTGTCCACCGCACACCTGCGCCGCGGCCCCTGGGGACACCTGTGGGCCGACGACCCCGACACCGCCCTCGCGGCGGACCTGCGGGTCGGCTCCCTCACCGAACTCGCCGACCGGCTGACGTCCCGCGTCTGA
- a CDS encoding IucA/IucC family protein, translated as MLRKALAEFAHERLLTPVPDPAPDGPGWAVDSDDGQVRYRFTAQRLALDHWHVDLASLTRHRLAPDRTTPGTRADGTQADRTLTEGTRADGTRADSTQADRTGGSGETPLPLDVLAFLTEFRGTLGLSDTVLPVYLEETTATLSALAFRYAAQEAAPEALSSPALARAGQQAVEAAMTEGHPCFVANSGRLGFGAGDLLAYAPEAAAPVHLVWVAARRDLATFSAGEGTGYEELMDAELGRAVRDRFDGVLRARGLEPDDYLLIPVHPWQWEHKLAVTFAGEVARDRLVPVGRSDDAYLPQQSIRTFFNASRPDRHYVKTALSVLNMGFMRGLSAAYMKDTPAINDWLAGLVAGDPVLTGAGFSIIRERAAVGYHPLPYEAATAPGSPYRKMLAALWRESPVPGLAPGRTAVTMAALLHVDAEGRSYAAALIERAGEPPERWLRGYLDAYLVPVVHCLYAHDLAFMPHGENVILVLDGDGRVERTVFKDIAEEIAVLSPDAPMPPRVERVRSVVPEDQWALPVLTDVVDCFLRFLSAVLHTGGVLDETAFWRTAAACLADYQGAHPELAARFARYDLFAARFPLSCLNRLQLRDNTAMVDLADPSAALQFAGELDNPLHPFRPGARR; from the coding sequence CTGCTGCGCAAGGCCCTCGCCGAGTTCGCCCACGAGCGGCTGCTCACCCCCGTCCCCGACCCGGCGCCCGACGGCCCCGGCTGGGCGGTGGACAGCGACGACGGCCAGGTGCGCTACCGCTTCACCGCCCAGCGCCTCGCCCTGGACCACTGGCACGTCGACCTGGCCTCCCTCACCCGCCACCGCCTCGCCCCCGACCGGACCACCCCGGGGACCCGAGCCGACGGCACGCAGGCCGACCGCACCCTGACCGAAGGCACCCGAGCCGACGGCACCCGCGCGGACAGCACCCAGGCCGACCGCACAGGCGGAAGCGGCGAGACCCCCCTCCCCCTCGACGTCCTCGCCTTCCTCACCGAGTTCCGCGGCACCCTCGGCCTGTCCGACACCGTGCTTCCCGTCTACCTGGAGGAGACGACCGCCACCCTCTCCGCCCTCGCGTTCCGGTACGCCGCGCAGGAGGCCGCGCCCGAGGCCCTCTCCTCCCCCGCGCTGGCCCGGGCCGGCCAGCAGGCCGTGGAAGCCGCGATGACCGAGGGCCACCCCTGCTTCGTCGCCAACAGCGGCCGTCTCGGCTTCGGCGCCGGCGACCTGCTCGCCTACGCGCCCGAGGCCGCCGCCCCGGTCCACCTGGTCTGGGTGGCCGCCCGCCGCGACCTCGCCACGTTCAGCGCGGGCGAGGGCACCGGCTACGAGGAGCTGATGGACGCCGAGCTCGGCCGGGCGGTCCGCGACCGCTTCGACGGCGTGCTGCGCGCCCGCGGCCTGGAACCGGACGACTACCTGCTGATACCGGTGCACCCCTGGCAGTGGGAGCACAAACTGGCGGTCACCTTCGCCGGGGAGGTGGCGCGGGACCGCCTGGTGCCGGTCGGGCGGAGCGACGACGCCTACCTGCCGCAGCAGTCGATCCGCACCTTCTTCAACGCGAGCCGGCCGGACCGGCACTACGTGAAGACGGCGCTGTCGGTGCTGAACATGGGCTTCATGCGGGGCCTGTCCGCCGCGTACATGAAGGACACCCCGGCGATCAACGACTGGCTCGCCGGGCTGGTCGCCGGTGACCCGGTGCTGACCGGGGCCGGCTTCTCGATCATCCGCGAGCGGGCCGCCGTCGGCTACCACCCGCTGCCGTACGAGGCGGCCACCGCGCCGGGGTCGCCGTACCGCAAGATGCTCGCCGCGCTGTGGCGGGAAAGCCCGGTGCCGGGGCTGGCGCCCGGGCGCACGGCGGTGACGATGGCCGCGCTGCTGCACGTCGACGCCGAGGGCCGTTCGTACGCGGCGGCGCTGATCGAGCGCGCCGGGGAGCCGCCGGAGCGGTGGCTGCGCGGCTACCTGGACGCCTACCTGGTGCCGGTGGTGCACTGCCTGTACGCGCACGACCTGGCGTTCATGCCGCACGGCGAGAACGTCATCCTGGTGCTGGACGGGGACGGCCGGGTGGAGCGGACGGTCTTCAAGGACATCGCCGAGGAGATCGCGGTGCTCTCGCCCGACGCGCCGATGCCGCCGCGGGTGGAGCGGGTGCGCTCGGTCGTGCCGGAGGACCAGTGGGCGCTGCCGGTCCTGACCGACGTCGTCGACTGCTTCCTGCGCTTCCTGTCGGCGGTCCTGCACACCGGGGGCGTACTGGACGAGACGGCCTTCTGGCGGACGGCCGCCGCCTGCCTGGCGGACTACCAGGGGGCACACCCGGAACTGGCCGCGCGGTTCGCCCGGTACGACCTCTTCGCGGCGCGGTTCCCGCTCTCCTGCCTGAACCGGCTCCAGCTGCGCGACAACACCGCCATGGTCGACCTGGCCGACCCCAGCGCCGCGCTCCAGTTCGCGGGCGAGCTGGACAACCCGCTCCACCCCTTCCGCCCCGGGGCCCGCCGGTGA
- the orn gene encoding oligoribonuclease — MNDRMVWIDCEMTGLSLAHDALIEVAALVTDSELNVLGEGVDIVIRPPAEALESMPDIVRQMHTASGLLEELSGGVGMAEAEKLVLDYIREHVAEPRKAPLCGNSVSTDRGFLARDMPTLEQHLHYRIVDVSSVKELARRWYPRAYYNSPEKKGNHRALADIRESIAELRYYREAVFVPAPGPDTDTSRAIAARHALPAAPSGEAPPAH; from the coding sequence ATGAACGACCGGATGGTGTGGATCGACTGCGAGATGACGGGGCTGTCGCTGGCGCATGACGCGCTGATCGAGGTGGCCGCGCTCGTCACCGACTCCGAGCTGAACGTCCTCGGCGAGGGGGTGGACATCGTCATCCGTCCCCCCGCCGAGGCGCTGGAGTCCATGCCGGACATCGTCCGGCAGATGCACACGGCGTCCGGGCTCCTGGAGGAGCTGTCCGGCGGGGTCGGCATGGCCGAGGCGGAGAAGCTGGTGCTCGACTACATCCGCGAGCACGTCGCCGAGCCGCGCAAGGCCCCGCTGTGCGGCAACTCGGTCTCCACCGACCGCGGCTTCCTGGCCCGGGACATGCCGACGCTGGAGCAGCACCTGCACTACCGGATCGTCGACGTCTCCTCGGTCAAGGAGCTGGCGCGGCGCTGGTACCCGAGGGCGTACTACAACAGCCCGGAGAAGAAGGGGAACCACCGGGCGCTGGCCGACATCCGCGAGTCCATCGCGGAGCTGCGCTACTACCGCGAGGCGGTCTTCGTCCCGGCCCCCGGCCCGGACACCGACACCTCCCGGGCCATCGCGGCGCGCCACGCGCTCCCGGCCGCGCCGTCCGGCGAGGCCCCTCCGGCCCACTGA
- a CDS encoding GNAT family N-acetyltransferase codes for MTALPPDPARFTFRPVEPSADAGLLYPWVTHPKASFWLMDDATPAEVERVYADIAAAPYQDAFVGLLDGRPVCLMERYDPARVELVGLFDAEPGDVGMHFLTAPADPATGPVHGFTRAVITAVMAELFADPSVRRVVVEPDVRNTAVQALNAAVGFRTVGTVRTPHKEALLSTCTREQFEAAR; via the coding sequence ATGACCGCCCTCCCGCCCGACCCCGCCCGCTTCACCTTCCGCCCCGTCGAGCCGTCCGCCGACGCCGGGTTGCTGTACCCGTGGGTCACCCACCCCAAGGCGTCGTTCTGGCTGATGGACGACGCGACCCCGGCCGAGGTCGAACGCGTCTACGCCGACATCGCCGCGGCCCCGTACCAGGACGCCTTCGTGGGGCTCCTCGACGGCCGACCGGTGTGCCTGATGGAGCGGTACGACCCGGCGCGGGTCGAACTCGTCGGGTTGTTCGACGCCGAGCCGGGCGATGTCGGCATGCACTTCCTGACGGCGCCCGCCGACCCGGCCACCGGGCCCGTCCACGGCTTCACCCGGGCGGTGATCACCGCGGTGATGGCCGAGCTCTTCGCCGACCCGTCGGTCCGCAGGGTGGTCGTCGAGCCGGACGTGCGGAACACGGCCGTGCAGGCACTGAACGCGGCCGTCGGCTTCCGCACGGTCGGCACCGTCCGCACACCGCACAAGGAAGCGCTGCTCAGTACCTGCACCCGCGAACAGTTCGAGGCCGCCCGATGA
- a CDS encoding lysine N(6)-hydroxylase/L-ornithine N(5)-oxygenase family protein has translation MDFVAIGLGPFNLGLACLTEPLPGLRGVFLERKPDFDWHSGMFLEGSTLQTPFLSDLVTLADPTSPFSFLNYLKQKGRLYPFYIRESFFPLREEFNDYCRWAAARLSSVRFGRTVTEVVHDERTREYTVRTAEGETFHAPRLVLGTGTPPHLPPACEGLGGDLVHSSGYLPAKERLQRKRSITVVGSGQSAAEIYHDLLQDIDRYGYRLTWATRSPRFFPLEYTKLTLEMTSPEYVDHFHALPPGVRDTLGAAQKNLYKGINSELINAVFDLLYTKSRRGEVPTRLLTNTSLDTARYDAATGTYTLGLRQVEQDRSHSLDTEGLVLATGYRYEVPAFLEPVRHRIRWDGRGRYDVTRDYAIDVTGEGIYVQNAELHTHGFTAPDLGMAAYRNSRIIRRLSGGAEPYPVETSIAFQEFSA, from the coding sequence CTGGACTTCGTGGCGATCGGCCTCGGCCCGTTCAACCTCGGCCTCGCCTGCCTGACCGAGCCGCTGCCCGGCCTCCGCGGCGTCTTCCTGGAACGCAAGCCGGACTTCGACTGGCACTCGGGCATGTTCCTGGAGGGCAGCACCCTCCAGACGCCGTTCCTCTCCGACCTGGTGACGCTCGCCGATCCGACCTCGCCGTTCAGCTTCCTCAACTACCTCAAGCAGAAGGGGCGGTTGTACCCCTTCTACATCCGCGAGAGCTTCTTCCCGCTGCGCGAGGAGTTCAACGACTACTGCCGCTGGGCGGCGGCCCGCCTCTCCTCGGTGCGCTTCGGCCGGACCGTCACCGAAGTCGTCCACGACGAGCGCACGCGGGAGTACACCGTCCGCACCGCCGAGGGCGAGACGTTCCACGCGCCGCGCCTGGTGCTGGGCACCGGCACCCCGCCGCACCTGCCACCCGCGTGCGAGGGACTGGGCGGCGACCTCGTGCACAGCTCCGGCTACCTGCCGGCGAAGGAGCGGCTCCAGCGCAAGCGCAGCATCACCGTGGTCGGCAGCGGCCAGAGCGCCGCGGAGATCTACCACGACCTGCTCCAGGACATCGACCGGTACGGCTACCGGCTGACCTGGGCGACGCGCTCCCCGCGCTTCTTCCCGCTGGAGTACACCAAGCTCACCCTGGAGATGACCTCCCCGGAGTACGTGGACCACTTCCACGCCCTTCCACCCGGGGTGCGCGACACCCTCGGCGCCGCCCAGAAGAACCTGTACAAGGGCATCAACTCCGAGCTGATCAACGCCGTCTTCGACCTGCTCTACACCAAGAGCCGCCGCGGCGAGGTCCCCACCCGGCTGCTCACCAACACCTCGCTGGACACCGCCCGCTACGACGCCGCCACGGGCACGTACACCCTCGGGCTGCGGCAGGTCGAGCAGGACCGCTCCCACAGCCTCGACACCGAGGGCCTGGTGCTGGCCACCGGCTACCGGTACGAGGTGCCCGCGTTCCTGGAGCCCGTACGGCACCGTATCCGCTGGGACGGCCGGGGCCGCTACGACGTCACCCGCGACTACGCGATCGACGTGACCGGTGAGGGGATCTACGTCCAGAACGCCGAGTTGCACACCCACGGGTTCACCGCGCCCGACCTGGGCATGGCCGCCTACCGCAACTCCCGCATCATCCGCCGGCTGTCGGGCGGCGCGGAGCCGTACCCGGTGGAGACCTCCATCGCCTTCCAGGAGTTCAGCGCATGA
- the glmS gene encoding glutamine--fructose-6-phosphate transaminase (isomerizing) codes for MCGIVGYIGRRDVAPLLLEGLQRLEYRGYDSAGVVITGKTGDLRVVKAKGRVRELQARVPKRFAGTTGIAHTRWATHGKPSDLNAHPHLDNDEKVAVVHNGIIDNASELRARLVAEGAELVSETDTEVLAHLIARSAAETLEQKVRDALRSVEGTYGLAVLHRDFPDRIVVARNGSPVVLGIGEKEMFVASDVAALVAHTRQVVTLEDGEMATLKADDFRTYTTEGSRTSATPTTVEWEAESYDMGGHDTYMHKEICEQAEAVDRVLRGRIDDRFATVRLDGLNLDAREARGVRRIKILGCGTSYHAGQIGAQLIEELARIPSDAEPASEFRYRNAVVDPDTLYLAVSQSGETYDVLAAVQELKRKGARVLGVVNVVGSAIARESDGGMYVHAGPEVCVVSTKCFTNTVVAFALLALHLGRVRDLSVADGRRIIAGLRKLPEQIEQVLKTEPDIKRLATHFADARSMLFVGRVRGYPVAREAALKLKEVSYVHAEAYPASELKHGPLALVEPAMPTVAIVPDDDLLEKNRAAMEEIKARSGRILAVAHQEQEKADHTIVVPKNEDELDPILMGIPLQLFAYHTALALGRDIDKPRNLAKSVTVE; via the coding sequence ATGTGCGGAATCGTGGGCTACATCGGCAGGCGCGACGTCGCTCCACTGCTGCTGGAGGGCCTCCAGCGGCTGGAGTACCGGGGGTACGACTCGGCCGGTGTCGTCATCACCGGCAAGACGGGTGACCTGCGGGTGGTGAAGGCCAAGGGCCGGGTGCGTGAGCTGCAGGCCCGCGTCCCCAAGCGCTTCGCCGGCACCACCGGCATCGCGCACACCCGGTGGGCCACCCACGGCAAGCCCAGTGACCTCAACGCCCACCCGCACCTGGACAACGACGAGAAGGTCGCGGTGGTCCACAACGGGATCATCGACAACGCCTCCGAGCTGCGCGCCCGGCTGGTCGCCGAGGGCGCCGAGCTGGTGTCGGAGACCGACACGGAGGTGCTGGCCCACCTGATCGCCCGTTCCGCGGCCGAGACGCTGGAGCAGAAGGTGCGCGACGCGCTGCGCTCCGTGGAGGGCACCTACGGGCTGGCCGTACTGCACCGGGACTTCCCCGACCGGATCGTGGTGGCCCGCAACGGCTCCCCCGTGGTGCTGGGCATCGGCGAGAAGGAGATGTTCGTCGCCTCCGACGTGGCCGCGCTCGTCGCCCACACCCGGCAGGTCGTCACCCTTGAGGACGGCGAGATGGCCACCCTCAAGGCCGACGACTTCCGCACGTACACCACCGAGGGCTCCCGTACCAGCGCGACGCCGACCACCGTGGAGTGGGAGGCCGAGTCGTACGACATGGGCGGCCACGACACGTACATGCACAAGGAGATCTGCGAGCAGGCCGAGGCCGTGGACCGGGTGCTGCGCGGCCGGATCGACGACCGGTTCGCGACGGTGCGGCTGGACGGGCTGAACCTGGACGCCCGCGAGGCGCGCGGTGTGCGGCGGATCAAGATCCTCGGCTGCGGCACGAGCTACCACGCCGGCCAGATCGGCGCCCAGCTGATCGAGGAGCTGGCCCGTATCCCGTCGGACGCCGAGCCGGCCTCGGAGTTCCGCTACCGCAACGCCGTGGTGGACCCCGACACGCTCTACCTGGCCGTGTCCCAGTCCGGCGAGACGTACGACGTGCTGGCCGCCGTGCAGGAGCTCAAGCGCAAGGGCGCCCGGGTGCTGGGCGTGGTCAACGTCGTGGGGTCGGCGATCGCCCGCGAGTCGGACGGCGGGATGTATGTGCACGCCGGGCCGGAAGTCTGCGTGGTGTCCACGAAGTGCTTCACCAACACGGTGGTGGCCTTCGCGCTGCTGGCCCTGCACCTGGGCCGGGTGCGGGACCTGTCGGTGGCCGACGGGCGGCGCATCATCGCGGGGCTGCGCAAGCTGCCGGAGCAGATCGAGCAGGTGCTCAAGACCGAGCCGGACATCAAGCGGCTGGCCACCCACTTCGCCGACGCCAGGTCGATGCTCTTCGTCGGCCGGGTGCGCGGCTACCCGGTGGCCCGCGAGGCGGCGCTGAAGCTGAAGGAGGTCAGCTACGTGCACGCCGAGGCGTACCCGGCCTCGGAGCTCAAGCACGGCCCGCTGGCCCTGGTGGAGCCCGCCATGCCGACGGTGGCGATCGTGCCCGACGACGACCTGCTGGAGAAGAACCGGGCCGCCATGGAGGAGATCAAGGCGCGCAGCGGCCGGATTCTTGCGGTGGCCCACCAGGAGCAGGAAAAGGCGGATCACACGATCGTGGTACCGAAGAACGAGGACGAGCTGGACCCGATCCTCATGGGCATCCCGCTCCAGCTCTTCGCCTACCACACCGCCCTGGCCCTGGGCCGGGACATCGACAAGCCGCGCAACCTGGCCAAGTCCGTCACCGTGGAGTGA